In Odontesthes bonariensis isolate fOdoBon6 chromosome 9, fOdoBon6.hap1, whole genome shotgun sequence, the following proteins share a genomic window:
- the lrrc51 gene encoding leucine-rich repeat-containing protein 51 gives MCGAPVDLSFKNISRLTDALTEEPSSGLRPLKRNSERKCLSCSLRLSNNNITDLCDLQKTVSHFLAEPSHLAWLDLSFNKITHIDQVLCELHGLRVLNLHGNNIFVLSEVDRLAVLPHLHSITLHGNPIETNKTYRNRAISVLPRLKTMDFSAVTQQERVMANIWHRGNTRSRGSKGSAVTAGPSSL, from the exons atgtgtggaGCTCCAGTCGatttatctttcaaaaatatCAGCAGGTTGACAG ATGCGTTGACAGAGGAGCCCAGCAGCGGTCTGAGGCCTTTAAAGAGAAATTCAGAAAGGAAATGCCTCAGCTGTTCCCTGCGTCTCAGCAACAACAACATCACTGACCTCTGTGACCTCCAGAAGACTGTTAGCCACTTCCTTGCTGAGCCATCACATCTTGCCTGGTTGGACCTGTCCTTCAACAAAATCACACATATTGACCAA GTTTTGTGTGAGCTGCACGGACTGCGCGTGTTAAATCTTCATGGAAACAACATTTTTGTTCTGTCAGAGGTGGACAGGTTGGCAGTGCTACCACATCTTCACTCCATTACTCTACATGGAAATCCAATAGAAACCAACAAAACCTACAG GAATCGTGCGATTTCTGTTTTGCCTCGGTTGAAGACGATGGACTTCAGTGCTGTTACACAGCAGGAGCGAGTCATGGCAAACATTTGGCATCGAGGCAACACCCGCAGCAGAGGCAGCAAAGGGTCTGCAGTGACTGCTGGCCCTTCTTCGCTGTAG
- the LOC142388412 gene encoding uncharacterized protein LOC142388412, with protein sequence MTNLGVKALLSWVNSVKLSDRELNINDLQDGEILVKLIYMLRKEQSSTLSNSFDDRFRLIAEFLERDCRFGPAIGTSVSWDNIRDGNNLTVEISKVLLLLVYHDMMNDRCTLNTLECEVERELANLTCTFVMESEGCVHLSNRLDAYLARKYLPVSREIFEQSATTSTSNVSTISSLSDDESPVFRRTNRITFVDMETVASSSVSKSPLAEIMNTPKFQMRKMQRQVIKEREYRDGLERELANTLGLIAQRESHINQLQYRLDKLKEDQGDQEQTIREQISELETKNNTLQMRLNEMLQQNKELKTNSSYMERKVDELAEENGALSSQVRAVCSELTLFKAEVGRLTETQASAEEEWGSKTTHLQFDLNQANNQKELLTEQIQILQGKISCLEDEISRASKEEIGENMGPIMERENLETEINGLKNELESTVCSLKRAEEEIQTKTQKLTEYQQEITQHKELLKQQQAQAEEMIRAKDEILDKLQKDITEQRVALQQEIQKLELQLQHVEHQNTEQMTRLQQNITACEQEIETLKENKKEKEGLLHQTVEKAKDLETKLSAATSQLADKEQEVNGLKEEVGTLTDLAEKAKHEIQAKEEALAQLLREKTDEKEILHDKIQTLTVNMEDLNSSLKQAEQEIQLKQDLLAETQQENVQQRNLLQEKILSSEEEVHKLKTEMLDKNEQLMMLKNASAQQREALQQEINSLKGQLESLNDSLKRSEEQVLSQQAMLTKQEHDSAHKTELVQQQLSASEEEVKNLKEEIQTKEEQMSLLRIQSSEQAEILHKEIQDLKKQVECLGASLRASEENLQTKENLLAEQELQSTRHVEALQMQMVASQDEVKRLNEEINAKEERFVQQQTEASAHSEVLQQEIEALNGQIKSNTNSLEIAKDQVKAKEDLMIKQEQESTLQIEELRKHSALLEDKVNCLKQEIKTKEEEVDGLKSESCKESEVLQSEIQSLRDQVKCLNESLQAATEHVQAKENLLAQKEMELSREKDAFQNLMTTSEEEITKLREEVQMKGEQLVTLNEEGSKCSDLLQQEISSLKFQLNDMGDSLKKAEEKVQNQVVMLNQQEHDGAHKIELVQQELSASEEEVKNLKEEIQTKEEQMSLLRIQSSEQAEILHQDIQDLKKQVECLGASLRASEENLQTKENLLAEQELQSTRHVEALQMQMVASQDEVKRLNEEINAKEERFVQQQTEASAHSEVLQQEIEALNGQIKSNTNSLEIAKDQVKAKEDLMIKQEQESTLQIEELRKHSAVFEKEVNQLKRDVQAKEAEVNVLKTESCKESEVLQNEIQTLRDKVQCLSESLQTATEQVQAKENLLAQKESEICQEKDAFRNTMTTSEDEMKRLKEEIKIKGEQLVTLKEEGSIHSDMLQQEISSLKVQLGDLGSSLKEAEKKVQTQMVMLHMQEKDSAHQKELLQQQLSASDQEVRRMKSEIQVKQEQMVLLETESSEKVDLLNQEIQSLNKQVETLGTSLRKGEEDVESKEALLSQQQQENAQQRQAVQSLQEKVQQLETLQEQVSSREEDIQNLKECQTEKEKLLLEAEKKLQSLQTQLSDVQMIIADKDQNLNMLREEVAAQANLAQKAKGEAEASEKILAEMKDKSLKQTDGLQCEIQKLKDEMEAISQRLVAKEQMLLETQQESAQQMNLLQQQLLSISAEMNQHEETQAANLKLTEAVQELQVATLKEKEVLIQEKGVLVARIFRSEKDQKALEKQVQAVVLEKERLAQANQAMERENMASHKLESVLQQELEMLKKEKEKLLMERDKAEEIELRKRGLQEQLAAKSEAAEHYKAQMEKAVSHYNGKKQLLQKSQEETMELKHSLEAKDQEVKTVTMEKKLLQLDLEKAQTNEKKLLSMVASLEAQLTYADQTLRAQNKIHGNGGSSAESCYLEVPNTLSGVCTRVQAKRSVSSDSLDQSSLEDSLNTTRKLLAPGESSTPLVRSSERLAAKRRGLQAESLETLYFTPISTRQTKRPSTEYDTELDSAQKYPTSSVKRRRTTQVINITLTKKTPGSNEGDETFYSLVSARSQPNLSSALSARPVSMQLFDTPVGKTSAASDQLVGLPGYRRSTINSQSASTFCVGAENEPDGGPEDWQRIAELQARNKACLPHLKSSYPVESETCRSGTVIFTDEELRNGDPSDTIRRASMMPGQLQDSLINHRHSLMLGQAGVAAGTRSHRLSLMPGELPSKTASYSQRKSPKGPKNSSSTLSLHQFSPEKKMRASCFPRPLTPKNRNVSSSNAHLQPILSPAGRRESMMFTIDNTPKSNNYLKKGLNKLRSSSRKSPGKNSKKSPAQTSARKGQENTPSLNSRAGVGRVGRDVNFKSPKVAAKGQRKSPQANSRSAKSPGLTASARKMMKRMKV encoded by the exons ATGACGAACTTGGGTGTTAAAGCTCTTCTTAGCTGG GTCAACAGTGTCAAACTGTCTGACAGAGAGCTGAACATAAATGATTTACAGGACGGGGAGATCCTGGTGAAACTGATTTATATGCT GAGAAAGGAACAAAGCTCCACCCTCAGTAACTCCTTTGACGATCGATTCAGACTCATTGCAGAGTTTTTAGAGA GGGATTGCAGATTTGGTCCAGCCATAGGCACCTCTGTATCTTGGGACAACATTAGAGATGGCAACAACCTCACAGTGGAAATTTCAAAG GTGCTTTTGCTGCTCGTGTACCATGACATGATGAATGACCGCTGCACTCTAAACACGTTGGAATGCGAAGTGGAG CGAGAACTGGCAAACCTGACTTGCACCTTTGTGATGGAGAGCGAGGGCTGTGTTcatctgagcaacagacttgaTGCCTACTTGGCGAGGAAAT ATTTGCCCGTCTCCCGTGAAATCTTTGAGCAGTCGGCAACCACTTCTACATCCAATGTTTCAACCATCTCCTCGCTCTCAGATGATGAGTCTCCTGTTTTTCGCCGCACGAATAGAATCACGTTTGTTGATATGGAAACGGTTGCATCTTCCTCAGTCAG CAAGTCTCCTTTGGCAGAGATTATGAATACACCTAAGTTTCAGATGAGGAAAATGCAAAGACAGGTCATCAAGGAGAGAGAATACAGAGACGGTTTGGAGAGGGAGTTGGCCAACACACTTGGACTCATTGCACAGAGAG AATCTCATATCAATCAGCTGCAGTATCGCCTGGATAAGCTGAAAGAAGATCAAGGTGATCAGGAGCAGACCATTAGAGAACAAATCAGTGAGCTTGAGACCAAGAACAACAC ACTGCAAATGCGTCTTAATGAGATGTTACAGCAAAATAAAGAGCTTAAAACTAACTCCTCATATATGGAGCGGAAAGTGGATGAGCTTGCAGAAGAAAATGGTGCTCTCTCCTCTCAG GTAAGAGCAGTGTGTTCAGAGTTGACTTTGTTCAAGGCAGAAGTTGGCAGACTGACGGAAACTCAAGCATCTGCTGAAGAAGAGTGGGGAAGCAAAACAACCCACCTACAGTTTGACCTCAACCAAGCAAATAACCAAAAG GAGCTCCTGACTGAACAAATTCAGATCCTCCAAGGGAAGATTTCTTGTTTAGAGGATGAAATAAGCAGGGCCTCAAAGGAGGAAATAGGAGAAAACATGGGGCCTATAATGGAG AGAGAAAATTTGGAGACTGAAATAAATGGTTTAAAGAATGAGCTTGAGAGCACAGTTTGCTCCCTAAAAAGGGCAGAAGAGGAGATACAAACCAAAACTCAGAAGCTGACCGAGTATCAGCAAGAAATAACGCAACACAAAGAGCTCCTGAAGCAACAGCAGGCCCAAGCTGAGGAAATGATCCGAGCCAAGGATGAAATTTTGGACAAATTACAGAAGGATATAACTGAACAGAGGGTGGCTCTTCAACAAGAGATTCAGAAACTGGAGCTTCAACTTCAGCATGTTGAGCACCAGAACACTGAGCAGATGACCAGATTACAACAGAATATCACTGCCTGTGAACAAGAAATAGAAACGCTAAaggaaaacaagaaagaaaaggaaggcCTTCTGCATCAGACGGTGGAAAAGGCAAAGGATCTCGAGACAAAGCTATCTGCTGCTACTTCTCAGTTAGCTGATAAAGAACAAGAAGTTAACGGCCTCAAAGAAGAAGTTGGTACTCTCACCGATTTAGCTGAAAAAGCAAAACATGAAATTCAAGCCAAAGAAGAGGCACTTGCTCAATTACTACGAGAGAAGACTGATGAAAAAGAAATTCTTCACGATAAAATCCAGACCTTAACAGTCAACATGGAAGACCTGAATTCATCTCTGAAGCAGGCTGAGCAGGAAATTCAACTTAAGCAAGACCTACTGGCTGAAACCCAACAGGAAAATGTCCAACAAAGGAATTTACTTCAAGAAAAGATTTTAAGCTCTGAAGAAGAGGTACACAAGCTTAAAACGGAGATGCTGGACAAAAATGAGCAGCTGATGATGCTGAAGAATGCCAGCGCTCAACAGCGTGAAGCTCTTCAGCAAGAGATTAACAGCCTAAAAGGCCAACTTGAAAGTCTGAATGACTCTTTAAAAAGATCTGAGGAACAAGTTTTGAGTCAGCAGGCTATGCTCACAAAGCAGGAGCATGACAGTGCTCACAAAACGGAGCTTGTGCAACAACAGCTGTCTGCCTCTGAAGAGGAGGTAAAGAACCTGAAAGAGGAGATCCAGACTAAAGAGGAACAGATGAGCTTGTTGAGAATTCAAAGTTCAGAGCAGGCAGAAATTCTACACAAAGAGATCCAAGATTTAAAGAAACAAGTCGAGTGTCTCGGTGCCTCACTGAGGGCCTCTGAGGAGAATCTGCAAACCAAGGAAAATCTGTTGGCAGAGCAGGAACTGCAGAGCACCCGTCATGTGGAGGCACTGCAGATGCAGATGGTAGCATCGCAAGATGAAGTGAAGAGGCTAAACGAGGAAATTAATGCTAAAGAGGAGAGGTTTGTTCAGCAGCAAACCGAGGCCTCTGCACACTCTGAAGTGCTGCAGCAGGAGATTGAAGCTTTGAACGGGCAAATTAAAAGCAATACTAATTCTCTTGAAATTGCCAAGGACCAGGTCAAAGCCAAAGAAGATCTGATGATAAAGCAGGAACAAGAGAGCACTTTGCAGATCGAGGAACTGAGAAAGCACAGTGCACTTCTTGAGGACAAGGTGAATTGTCTGAAGCAAGAAATCAAAACTAAAGAGGAGGAAGTAGATGGGTTAAAGTCTGAAAGCTGCAAAGAGTCAGAAGTCCTACAGAGTGAAATCCAAAGTCTGAGGGACCAagtaaaatgtttaaatgaatCACTTCAGGCAGCAACAGAGCATGTTCAAGCTAAAGAAAACCTGCTTGCTCAGAAGGAAATGGAGCTTTCTCGAGAAAAGGATGCATTTCAAAACTTAATGACAACATCTGAAGAGGAGATAACAAAGCTAAGGGAAGAGGTCCAAATGAAAGGGGAACAACTAGTCACCCTGAATGAAGAGGGATCCAAATGTTCTGACCTGCTACAGCAAGAGATCAGCAGTCTAAAATTCCAGCTAAATGATATGGGTGACTCTCTTAAAAAGGCAGAAGAGAAAGTTCAGAATCAGGTTGTCATGCTAAATCAGCAGGAGCATGACGGTGCTCACAAAATAGAGCTTGTGCAACAAGAGCTGTCTGCCTCTGAAGAGGAGGTAAAGAACCTGAAAGAGGAGATCCAGACTAAAGAGGAACAGATGAGCTTGTTGAGAATTCAAAGTTCAGAGCAGGCAGAAATTCTACACCAAGATATCCAAGATTTAAAGAAACAAGTCGAGTGTCTCGGTGCCTCACTGAGGGCATCTGAGGAGAATCTGCAAACCAAGGAAAATCTGTTGGCAGAGCAGGAACTGCAGAGCACCCGTCATGTGGAGGCACTGCAGATGCAGATGGTAGCATCGCAAGATGAAGTGAAGAGGCTAAATGAGGAAATTAATGCTAAAGAGGAGAGGTTTGTTCAGCAGCAAACCGAGGCCTCTGCACACTCTGAAGTGCTGCAGCAGGAGATTGAAGCTTTGAACGGGCAAATTAAAAGCAATACTAATTCTCTTGAAATTGCCAAGGACCAGGTCAAAGCCAAAGAAGATCTGATGATAAAGCAGGAACAAGAGAGCACTTTGCAGATCGAGGAACTGAGAAAGCACAGTGCAGTTTTTGAGAAGGAGGTGAATCAGCTGAAGCGGGACGTTCAAGCTAAAGAGGCTGAAGTAAATGTATTAAAAACTGAGAGCTGCAAAGAATCAGAAGTACTGCAGAATGAGATCCAAACTCTCAGGGACAAAGTACAATGTTTGAGTGAGTCGCTTCAAACTGCAACAGAGCAGGTGCAGGCTAAAGAAAACCTACTGGCTCAGAAGGAAAGTGAGATTTGTCAGGAAAAGGATGCATTCAGAAACACAATGACAACCTCTGAAGATGAGATGAAAAGGTTAAAGGAAGAGATCAAAATTAAAGGGGAGCAGCTTGTCACCTTAAAAGAGGAGGGCTCCATACATTCTGATATGCTACAGCAAGAGATCAGCAGTCTAAAAGTCCAGCTAGGTGATCTGGGAAGCTCTCTCAAAGAGGCAGAAAAGAAGGTTCAGACTCAGATGGTAATGCTTCACATGCAGGAGAAGGACAGTGCTCATCAGAAGGAGCTTCTGCAACAACAGCTGTCTGCTTCTGATCAAGAGGTGAGGAGGATGAAAAGCGAGATCCAAGTCAAACAAGAACAGATGGTCCTGCTGGAGACTGAGAGTTCAGAAAAGGTGGATTTGTTAAATCAAGAGATTCAAAGTTTGAATAAACAGGTGGAGACTCTTGGCACCTCACTGAGGAAGGGTGAGGAAGATGTAGAGTCCAAGGAAGCTCTGTTATCTCAGCAGCAGCAAGAAAATGCTCAACAGAGGCAGGCAGTCCAAAGCCTGCAAGAAAAAGTCCAACAGTTGGAAACTTTGCAGGAACAGGTTTCCTCACGTGAAGAAGACATTCAAAACCTAAAAGAATGTCAGACTGAGAAAGAAAAGCTCCTCCTCGAAGCTGAAAAGAAGCTTCAGAGCCTTCAGAcacagttgtcagacgtccAGATGATCATCGCTGATAAAGACCAAAATCTGAACATGCTTAGAGAAGAGGTGGCTGCCCAAGCTAACCTTGCACAAAAAGCAAAAGGGGAAGCTGAGGCAAGTGAGAAAATCCTGGCTGAGATGAAAGATAAAAGCCTCAAACAGACGGATGGCCTTCAGTGTGAGATTCAGAAACTAAAAGATGAGATGGAGGCCATTTCTCAAAGGCTTGTTGCTAAAGAGCAGATGTTGCTTGAAACTCAACAGGAGTCTGCTCAGCAGATGAACCtcctccagcagcagcttctgtCAATCAGTGCAGAGATGAACCAACACGAAGAAACACaagctgcaaacctcaaacTGACAGAGGCTGTGCAGGAGTTGCAGGTTGCCACATTAAAGGAGAAGGAAGTTCTCATTCAGGAAAAAGGAGTACTCGTGGCCAGGATATTCAGGTCGGAAAAGGATCAAAAAGCCCTGGAGAAACAAGTCCAAGCTGTAGTCCTTGAGAAGGAGAGACTTGCTCAAGCCAATCAGGCCATGGAGAGAGAGAACATGGCCTCTCATAAACTGGAATCTGTGCTGCAACAGGAGCTCGAAATGCTaaaaaaggagaaggagaaaCTGTTGATGGAGAGAGACAAGGCAGAGGAAATTGAGCTGAGAAAGAGAGGCCTGCAGGAACAGCTCGCAGCTAAATCAGAGGCTGCAGAACACTACAAGGCTCAG ATGGAGAAAGCTGTGAGCCATTACAACGGCAAGAAGCAGCTGCTCCAGAAAAGCCAAGAAGAGACGATGGAGCTCAAACATTCCTTAGAGGCTAAAGACCAGGAAGTAAAGACTGTTACCATGGAGAAAAAGCTTCTTCAACTTGATTTGGAAAAGGCCCAAACCAATGAGAAGAAGCTTTTGAGCATGGTGGCCAGTTTGGAAGCACAG CTGACCTATGCGGACCAAACCCTGCGTGCACAGAATAAGATTCATGGCAATGGAGGAAGTTCGGCAGAGTCCTGCTACTTAGAGGTTCCCAACACACTCTCGGGCGTTTGCACAAGGGTGCAGGCGAAGAGGTCCGTGAGCTCTGACAGCCTGGACCAGAGCTCCCTGGAAGACTCTCTGAACACGACAAG GAAGCTGTTGGCGCCTGGTGAATCGAGCACGCCACTTGTTCGCAGTTCAGAACGTTTGGCAGCTAAACGCCGAGGCCTACAGGCTGAGTCACTGGAAACCTTGTACTTTACACCTATTAGCACTAGGCAGACCAAAAG GCCCAGCACAGAATATGACACGGAGCTGGACTCCGCCCAAAAATATCCAACTTCATCTGTCAAACGACGTAGAACCACACAGGTTATAAACATCACCCTGACCAAG AAAACGCCAGGCAGCAATGAAGGTGATGAGACTTTCTACAGTCTGGTTTCAGCTCGCTCCCAACCAAACCTATCCAGTGCTCTCTCTGCACGACCCGTGTCTATGCAGCTGTTTGACACACCTGTCGGTAAGACCAGCGCTGCCAGCGACCAGCTCGTTGGTCTTCCAGGGTACAGACGGAGCACAATTAATTCACAAT CCGCAAGCACCTTTTGTGTGGGAGCAGAGAACGAACCTGACGGCGGACCCGAAGACTGGCAGAGGATAGCAGAGCTCCAGGCGAGGAACAAGGCCTGCCTTCCTCATCTAAAGAGCAGCTACCCTGTGGAGTCTGAG ACCTGCCGTAGTGGAACAGTCATTTTC
- the lamtor1 gene encoding ragulator complex protein LAMTOR1 produces MGCCYSSENENTSQDANDETKPLIPPNPVSKPPNGTDWITTSVPSARTDEQALLTSILTKTAQNIIDVSAADSVVMEQHEYMDKARQYSTKLAVLSTSLPQKKVLTLPSLTSQPHQVLASDLVPYSDVQQVSKIAAYAYSAISQIKVDAKEELVVQFAIP; encoded by the exons GATGCAAATGATGAAACAAAGCCTCTGATCCCCCCAAACCCTGTCAGCAAACCTCCAAATGGGACCGACTGGATCACAACCAGCGTCCCGTCAGCACGGACAGATGAGCAGGCCCTACTTACATCCATCCTGACAAAGACTGCACA GAATATCATTGACGTCTCAGCAGCTGACTCTGTTGTGATGGAGCAGCATGAGTACATGGACAAAGCTAGACAATACAG taCAAAGCTGGCTGTGTTGAGCACCAGCCTGCCCCAAAAGAAAGTCCTCACTCTCCCCTCCCTCACCAGCCAGCCCCACCAAGTGCTTGCAAGTGACCTGGTGCCATACTCAGATGTTCAGCAG GTATCCAAGATAGCAGCTTATGCTTACAGTGCAATTTCTCAAATCAAAGTGGATGCTAAAGAGGAACTCGTGGTCCAGTTTGCCATTCCCTGA